A single Plasmodium malariae genome assembly, chromosome: 6 DNA region contains:
- the PmUG01_06010200 gene encoding conserved Plasmodium protein, unknown function, whose protein sequence is MVEEKSDEDEKVITGKNVIYNNFENKDFLNNFRSSLENIKNLNKSGEFSNCSTFSKKVDIKNFEKKYFKKEDKSKKNKKFIIHLIPSKNSNFYNFLKKKKEEVLNKYGKDDTYKYDIHISLTGYFFCDNIKVFIKTLYIYMFYYVKLYYAFKNFSYTHLFFHLSHKYVNGSCGNSALFIREKRSLVNFNNGKKKSRQIKHYLSYSHQSQQKRNIAVVTKNDNKHISILNGKNDERKDNTLYERNVITTNDGYVIIPILCEWIKRIFENFNFLIRSESFLSSNKCKTNVKDNIHLNYLYKNSIILKKANENHNGGYNSKNCLLVKNIPLKNNCQGIEEKTNIKSSYEDGINSCGASNSDEQQLLSVCVTPHGKVNMNMDRNMDINTNINIIRTASHSKTLSGHVVGCNTRNETDETSIWDMNIEAPRLSTSNETVSTDSYMESCTDSYAECNNNGHPKRIKRKKQHNNSRNDKKKKNNPFKKEETNKIKYQYNNAKVNLCEFRIKDCNHISLASNRNNKDVQNDIAYMYKDMKHHFSSCYWDLVMFEYNESIFPQERKKNNFLNEIFRFKNFAIS, encoded by the coding sequence ATGGTGGAAGAGAAATCTGATGAAGATGAGAAAGTTATAACaggaaaaaatgtaatttataataattttgaaaacaaagattttttaaacaattttaGAAGTTCACttgaaaacattaaaaaCCTGAACAAATCAGGCGAATTTTCGAATTGCTCAACATTCAGTAAAAAAGtagatattaaaaattttgagaaaaaatattttaaaaaagaagacaaaagcaagaagaataaaaaatttataatacatttaataccTTCAAAgaattcaaatttttataattttttaaaaaaaaaaaaagaagaagtgttaaataaatatggcAAGGATGACacgtataaatatgatattCACATAAGCCTAACGGGTTACTTTTTTTGTGACAATATAAAAGTGTTCATAAAAAcattgtacatttatatgttttattatgtaaaattatattatgcttttaaaaatttttcatatacgcacttgttttttcatttatcgCACAAGTATGTTAATGGTAGTTGTGGCAATAGTGCACTATtcataagagaaaaaagaagtcTAGTCAATTTTAACAATGGTAAAAAGAAGTCAAGACAGATAAAACATTATCTCTCATATTCACACCAGTCGCAACAGAAGAGAAATATAGCAGTAGTAACAAAAAATGACAACAAACACATATCTATTTTAAATggtaaaaatgatgaaagaAAGGATAATACCTTATATGAAAGGAATGTTATAACTACGAATGATGGATATGTAATTATTCCTATCCTGTGTGAATGGATTAAAcgtatttttgaaaatttcaattttttaataagaagTGAAAGTTTTTTATCTTCCAATAAATGCAAAACAAATGTAAAGGATAATATACATCTtaattacttatataaaaattccaTTATCTTAAAGAAAGCTAATGAAAATCATAACGGTGGTTATAATAGCAAGAATTGTTTACTTGTTAAAAATATCCCATTAAAAAACAATTGCCAAggaatagaagaaaaaacgAATATAAAATCTTCATATGAAGATGGTATAAACTCATGCGGCGCTAGTAACTCTGATGAGCAACAACTATTATCGGTTTGTGTAACTCCCCATGGGAAGGTGAATATGAATATGGATAGGAACATGGATATAAATACTAATATCAATATCATAAGAACTGCAAGTCATTCAAAAACACTTTCTGGCCATGTTGTTGGATGCAACACAAGAAACGAAACCGACGAGACCAGCATTTGGGATATGAATATAGAGGCACCCCGTTTGTCCACAAGCAATGAAACTGTAAGCACAGATAGTTACATGGAAAGTTGCACGGACAGTTATGCAGAATGTAACAACAATGGTCATccaaaaagaataaaaagaaaaaaacaacataataatagtaggaatgacaaaaaaaaaaaaaataatccttttaaaaaagaagaaactaataaaataaagtatcaGTATAATAATGCGAAAGTGAACCTTTGCGAATTTCGTATAAAAGACTGCAATCATATATCACTTGCATcgaatagaaataataaagacGTCCAAAATGATATtgcttatatgtataaagaTATGAAGCATCATTTTTCTAGCTGTTATTGGGACCTAGTTATGTTTGAATATAATGAAAGTATATTCCCccaggaaagaaaaaaaaataattttttaaatgaaatattcaggtttaaaaattttgctaTCTCGTAA